The stretch of DNA GAGCAAACTGCGTGCACATTACAAGCAGATGTGCCCGTACCAATTTTATTCCCACTTCCTCTCCGTTCTGTATATTAACACCTGAGCCAAGAAAAGCCAAactaaaaagaataaaaatggATTCCTGGTTAACAGATCGCAACCATTTTGCAAATAAAACACGCAAAATATACCGAGATACAGCTCCCCGAAGGATCCACTCCCAATCTTCCTCCCAAGCTTGTACTTCCCTCCAATCACATGCTCCATGATCTGTGTCCCCGTTGATTTGTTCTAATTCCTCCCGCGAATGGATTGCTGCTGCCCCAGAGAAACACAAACCAAAGGGGAAAAAAACGTAACCATAACGAATCTCTTTGATTAGAATCCCCACCAATTCCCCTTGCAGGCCAGATTTTTTTTGCGAATCACCTGTTCAACGCAGCTGCCTATTGCCACAATGACTCCTCAGAGAAGCAGCACTACCGTCTGCCATCAAACAGGAATGCCGAGAGATACAAATCGCTCCCTGAAAACCACAGATATCCCGAAATTAGCTTGCATGTGTATCACCAATGCCAACAAGCACAGCAACATTTCCCGGCGGTGGAGCCAGGGCCGCTGACGAAATGCGGAGAACGTGCCCGCGGGATTAAGAGCCGGCAGGAAATCAAACGCGCTGCGgttccggcggcggagcggagccTCCACCCCCCCAATTGCAGACCTCCGCACCGGATGCGCGGCCGCGGTCGAATCGCATCGATGCCGATCCTGCAactggagggagggagggagggagggggcgagaGGTGGGGGAGGTGCGGGAAAGCGAGCGGTCGGTGGCTGTCCTTTTTCGGCTCGGCCCCCCGGAAAACCAGTTTATCGGACTTCCAGGCTGGTCGGGCGCGGACGCCGCGGAGGCGACGAGGGACGGAGGGAAGGGACACTGTGGGAGtcgctggcggtggcggcggccgcatgcggcggcgcgcgagacgggggggggggggggggggggggggggagctaaAGATAGGCAATTGGAACGGAGGGTTTACGAAGTACGTACCGACCTATACCGTATACAGTACGTATACTACAAACGGCGAGCCGACGCGATCCGGCTGTGCCGGTACGGGACGTTGCGTGTGTTCCGAGTCGGGAATCACGACGGGGATGGTTGATCCCAgctattttttttgcaacaattttgatataaaatttttattttgcacTCTAAagttgatctttttttttctttgtttactcTTGTGTGGGCGCTGTGCAGAGTGAGGTTTCTCGGCATCAAGATTCAAGAGTGTCTAGGGCGGCTGGACCTTATACGTGGACCCTAGTCAATGATAAGATCCCCTCCCCTCAGCAGCCAACTTTAAGCCAATTGTCGATTTGCCGACCGATTCCGCATCCTCAGGACGCGGATCGGATTGAACACTATGGAAACTTGGTGAATCATATTGTTAGAAAATTGCGTAGAGGGCTAAAAGGAGCTGATGGGGGTGGAATGTTTCGAGAAAACCGGGGTGCTTTAAGCGAACTGAGATAGTGGCCTGTTGACCAAACTTAAATAGTTAAAATATGATTGAAATTGTGCTGGTTGGCTGTACTGAGATTTTGGACATTCTGAGTTTGAACTTGGTGGACTTTGCAGCAATTTATTGAGACCATTCATTTGAGAATAGCTGTGGTTAATTTTCATATGTTTTTTGTTTTATATGCAGGTgaatcatgagagaggccaaTGGTAGAGGATAGAggatgtcaaaaaaaaaaccggTACAGGATAGAGGAGGTGGAGATGAGCTGCACGTACAGTTGCAGCCTGCAAGGCCAATGCAACACGTACTCAACGGCTATGTGAGGTCACCTTTTTCAGTAAAGACTCTCTTTTTCATcttaggctatctccaaccatttccccatccaactccccctaaacgtactatttactatattttactatctcTCTCCAAAAGATTCAttcccctataactccttctctccaaccattccccccatatctattccccgtATATACTATCACttattaactaactatttatttaacatttttaaattttaaaaaaatcatatagtatttgtactgtcataatacacattatcatcatgttacggggctcaaacgagattaatatcgcgaagaaacggtgtgattaaAGATATAAGGGGAGTTGGAACTCACTCTATATgtggggggagtttcaactccccccacATATAGGGGAGCTgtggggggagccgttggagcgctcgctcccccaaagccccccctacgtagggtggggggGCGGTTTAGGGTGCGCCCTTGAAGCAAGCCTTAAGATCACACGCTGGAGTGTACGGAATCGACCTTGAGGTGCTCTTAGAGATTGAATAGGCAGGAAGAGAAAGATGGTGTGACTGATTTGTCCTTATTGGTATGGAATCATTCCGCCTTTCAAATTAAGGTGGAGGATTTATATCTTACCTCAATTTCCCACCAAACTCGCTGAAATTTACAAACAGAGTTTCACGAACATTAGCCTAATAATATCTCGCTGCAtataggggttgtttggttgctGCTTGCCAGGCAGCTTGCCGGCCAGGCAGCACCATCCCACCCCAGGCCGACCAAATCCAACGCTTGAGATTGCTGTCTGAGCCAAGCTACTTTTTCAGAGTTTCAACCAAACAAGCCCATAGCGCATTCTAAGATAGTATTGTTGTGCTCTGTGCGACTGTACTTCCCCCCTGGGCAGTGAATGAGTGAAATCTGAACAGGCAACGCATCAGTGCAGCACGCCCCCCGCCGCCCATCTATGATCCCGCACTTGCAAGGCGCGTGCGGGGTTGTTTGCCCGGGTGCATCAAGCACGCACGGCGTCGTGGGAGGAGCCGTCGAGCGATCGAAACAGGTTACCCATATCCCACACAGAACGCGAGTTCCGCAACTGTCGTTGAGTACACATTTTTGCACGGGCACTCTAAAATCTGAATCACTTATTCCCAGCACGCAGGCAGGATCACCAGTGCAATCAACAACCAAACAACACACCACGCTTTTCCCTCTCCTCCTGGCATGCCACTAGAAAACTATCGACGCAGTGAAGGGAGTTGCTCCTGTACATGTCTAACAGGGCGTGGTGCTAGTAGAAGCTACACATTCATGTGGACGCTGAGCTGAGGGTTCTAGTCAGCTCGGGCTCCACCGCCGGTTTCCCCATGCTTCCTtcggcggcggcctcgtcgcGCTGCTGCTCCGAGCCCTGCTCCTGGTTGTTCTTCTCCTCCCCTTCAGGCGAATCTGCACGCAAAGGCCAAATGGGTCCTCTTCAGAACGTCGCAGGCAAAAAAAAGTAGGGTGCCGAAAGAACATTCAAAGTCACGCGAACACGGAGGAACAATTTAGCGGATGAGTTGACAAACACGTACCGAAGAGAGACTTGACGCTTGGTCTCTttgccttctccttcttcttcagcTCAGCTGCGCGGGAGGGCGACTTTTGTTAGTTGAAAAACACAAGACAGAGCACATGGACCGAATGAGGACTCTTGTGCTCTCAGATCCTTCTTTCTCCGCCAAATTAAGGAGTCTACACCTCCAGTAACAAGTTCCTGTGCGTGGCTCGTCACCTAAACTGTCTGCTCGTATGAAAAAGAAGCCAGAACGAAAGTGCAGTACCCATGCCAGGGACATCATGATCGTTCACAAGTTCAAAGTTCTTGTAGGTGTAACCCACGAAATTCAAATCCTTTGAAGAAAGCATCTGGAAGAATTCATAGAAATTAGAATGACATTTACGGTGCacctatatataaatatataattaaGAAGGGGCTCAAAGGTCTTTTCCCCATAAAATTTCTCGTAGTAATTGAACAATACTAGCAGCTGGCATCCTCACAAGTCACAATATGCAGGCGTATAATTACCTTTCTCCAAGGGCCCGCCTTTGCTAAACACTGGACACTATCCGAGGACTGTGAATACACCGTACAAAGATAAGTTATCTCACATTTGTACTAACTTCTGGTATCTGAGAAGCACATTTCATTACGAAGCAACATTTACCTCTTCAAATTTCTCAAAGTTCTGCGTGTCCAACTCATCTGTTACTTGAGGCAGATATGCAGCTTCCGTTTCGTATAGTTTATCCCATTGTAATTCGCTAAACCAGGAGTGCTCCTAAGGTTACGCATGCAAATTCTTTGAGCAACAATTAGTAGTATCAAAAATTGTTTTGTAAAGTAATTTTTTGGGGGGGCACGTTGGCATACTTAACAAACACATAACAACCTTTATTTCCTCTGCCCCTTTTGTACCGAGGCGTTGATCGACATTGCATAGTAGTTTACTTATAAGATCTTTTGCATCCGCTGTTAGTCTCGCTTCTTCAGGAAACTTCAAATGTGTTCTCCAGTTCACTATCTGTTTTAGCATATACAAGTATGACATAAATAAAGAACATATGAACAAACTAGAGATAACTAAACTTGGGAATCAGTTCATTTGGAAGACGAACATGCTCTAATCAGTGGAAATAACATGAAGTATTCATGGTGAAAAGCCAAAACATACCTTTCTACAAGTTGTCATAGGCTCATCTGAATAAAATGGAGGATAGCCCACTAGCATCTCATACATGATAGCACCAAGAGACCACCTAGAAAGAATTTTTCCATTAGCCACGGACTCAATAGGTCTAATAGCACTAAGGTTAGTCTCAATGGGAGTGTtatgagcattaaatttgctgacatggcacTAAGTCATTATGAAGAGAAAGGTTGTGAAGTGTCATGGAACGTGAGAGgagtgatgacactcctctggCTCGATTAACTAGTTCATGGTCTTGGTAACTGTGActatgacactcccactgagactggcctaataaTACTTCAAATGATGCTTAGTGCTTACCAATCACACTCCATCCCATACCCTTTCTTCAGAAGAACTTCTGGAGCAATGTAGTCCGGTGTACCAACAGTTGAATATGCCTACAACCATATGATTGCTTGTCAACACTTGGAAACAAATTATGGAAGAAGATATTATCAAACAGATGCTAATTGATAACATTGGAATCAACAGGTAAATTGTGTAGTGGATACTAATGATGAATGTCAGTGTTAGTTACATACCAAAGTTCTTCTATTCTTTTGCCAGTGCTCCAACTGTTCTTGCTGCGAGCGCTTTGGCATCGACTGTTGTTTCCCATCTTGTGTTGATGATTTTGTAGGTGTAACATCCTTTTCATTCAGATCTGGGAAGTTGGAATAGTCTAGCGGTTTGCATAACCCAAAATCTGACAGTCTCAAGTGACCATACTTATCCAGTAGTAGGTTATCAGGCTTGATATCTCTGGAAATTCAGTTTCTTAACTCATCAGAACACCACATCAGCAGCAATACTGAACCTAATTTCCCTCGCTCGTACCTATGGATGTAGTTGTGCTTGTGGATCGCTTCGATCGCAAGAACTGTCTCACCAACATAGAACCTAGCCTCATCTTCAGTCAGTGTGTCTTTCCTCATGAGCAGTGTCATCATGTCACCTCCGGGGAGGTACTCCATGATCAGGTACAGATACTCACTATCCTGGAACGAGCAGTATAGTTTGACAATACAATGGTGATCCACTTCAGCAAGAAGATTTCTTTCAGCTCTGACATGCTCAACCTATGAAACAAAATTACAAACTGTCCTGAAAATCACTTAGAGAAAGAACATTAGGTATAAAAGGAACCATAATTTCGTAAGAAAATAGTTGTACCTGACCTCGACGAAGCATTTCCGACTTTTTAAGCTTCTTCATTGCATAAACATTTCCTGTGGACTTCTCTTTGCAGACTCTGACCTAGAAGAAAACCATAGCGTTAACGGGAAACATTCGAATAAAATGGAGATAATGGGATATAGAATGATCACATATTTGTGGATTACCTCACCAAATGCTCCCTTGCCTATCATTGTTAACAAGTCAAAATCATCAACGCTCATTTTATGCCTTTGCAAACGCATGTACTCTGTCTCTTTCTTCTCAAATTGCTTCAAGATGTTGTTCACCTCCTCAGACACATCGGCATCTGCTAATTTCTTTTCTAGACTACACCGTCTTCATGACAACAATGCCAAAAGTTGAGATATCATGAGCAATGAGAAACACTTTTGGGAGAGAACTTTGTAATAGAAGTATAACCATGATCATAACACACGAACTTCATTATGCGGAGAAGCTTACGGAAAGAAAATTACCGTATAATACATCATGCATTGTTCATTGGAACGGTGTTTGAGAACAAACCATTCTTGAAACTCCTGTTACGTTATTCTCTCTTTATTTTGAAATGGTATATTTTCTGATCTATTTTTCCGTACCACAATTGATTCAAATGCAATTGCTATTTGCGGATGCAGAAATAGATTAATAGATGGACTTATCGACAGATAAAATTACATTGCAGAAATAATGTAATAAATGAACTTATTGACATATAAATTACGTAGTCAGATAATTGCACAGATCATTACCTTTCTTTCCTGTCCTGCAGATGCTTCATTTGCTCCTTGTAGTGTTTCTCAATGTAAAGCTTGGCAGCGGCAACCCTCTGCTTGGTTGCGCTGGATGGTGCATCATCACCTGATTCCTTGCCATTGGGAGGCAATTCCTTCTTCTTGCCAATGGATTTCTCCCTCGTTTGGAGCTTGGTGAACCAGCTCCTCGCTGAATCCATTACAACTAAGAGAAGAAAGGAATCGATTGCTCCCACTATGATCCCAACTAATGGTGTAAGCCTATACATGATTGTCCATGCAGAAACTGCATTTCAGAAGCAATCTTAGTTGAAGTACAAAATCAGTGTGTGTAAATCCCAAGAAAAGAGAACATTAGAATTTTTATGTGCAGTTGTTGCAATGTAATGGGGGAATTTTGATCTAAAATTTAGCTCCATCTGCGTTAAAAAATAGTCATCAAATTTTTAGATAGTCGAGACAGGTGGTGGAAGAGGAGCGAGGACATAGGCGACAAAGAAGGAAATGCTAAAAATGCTCACATAGCTGCTCAAGACGAGTGGCTTTGGTTGAGAGGAAGAGTCGAGGAGAGAGATTTTGTATCAGCATCTTAACAACCTATAATTGGCAAAGTCGCTTATCATCTAAGTATAGAGTGCTGCACGGGGTAGTTTCTCCAAATTATTTTGGGAGTTAATGTGTGAATGAATTTCAATGAGATCAGTGCGTGTGTttttagggatgaaaacggtccgGAAAACCCGTTAACCATCCCCGCAACCATATTTCTTGGTCGGGAATGAGAAAACGAAATCGATATTATGGGATATTGGGAACGGAATATTTGGATCGGGGACATGACCGGGAATCGGGAACTTAGAACGGAACACCGCAATATATGGCCACTTCAAACATTTCCTCAACAACAATGATATAAGTAAATAGCTCAAAATCTTTCTTATATAACGCGTGCCACCGCGGGGCCTCACACCGCGCGTCCGAACCCCCCGCCGCCACGTTCGGCGGggcgctcgtgctgctccaGGCCTCCAGCTCTTCGCGCGCCATGGGGCCCTCATGCCGCTCCAGCTCCTCAAATCCCGCCCTCCACTCGCCGCCTCAGCCGCCTCCAAgtgccgccgctcgcgcctgcCCGCGGAAGTAGAGGAGgggagcggcggaggagctgACGGCGGGAGCCGAGGAGGAGAGTTCCCCGGTGGAGATGACGACAGGGGCAGAGGAGGGGAGCAGCGGCCGAAGGGGGAGGTGGCGCAGGAGCCTGGAGCTCTGGTGGCGCTGGGAGCAGAGGGGACAAGGGAGTCATGGAGGAATGAGGAGTGGGAGAAAAGATGCAGTGGGGGTTCGGGGGTGTGCCCTAGGGCTTGTGTGCCTAGTTAGGCCCTTAATCATCTGAATGTTTATCAGGTTCAGTTCCCTTGGTTCACCGGGAACCGAACCGAATTAACCATTCACCGCTTTCATCCCTATGTGATTTTTTCCCGTTCACTGCTTTCATCCCTATGTGTTTTTTTCATGCTTTCATCAATGTGTTTTGCGTTTCTTTCATCCCTATGTGTTTTGTTCCTGCTTTCACTGCTTTCATCCCTATGTCTTCTGCCTTTAGAAATATACGTGGATGAGCCTGTCATCATGATCATATGATTTCCATTTTGACGAACAGCTCCTAATCTAAAACTCAAAGAGCGCCAAGACTATAGCAACAATTCTTCATTACGTCAGCTACACTCTGAATATTGAAATGACGTACATACAATCCAATGGTAAACCCAAAACTTGGAGAAGACACAGAGTCCATATTCTGGACTCGAACTTGAACACTTACTAGAACAAACAGTCTTTGTTGCATTTGAAACGATATTCTCAAATTTTCACCGCAAAAATACACATCGAGGTTAGTATGATTCTGGTTTTTGTTTTGTGAAACATGACACAAATATGACAAACAACAAGGGAGGCTGTATTAATATTCAAAAATATCCGAACACCCTTGGTCCATCCATGTGGTGAGACAGGTAACAACTCTTGTAACTGTTTTATTTCTTGATTACGACTGGAACACTGATTAGCCATTTTAACCATTTGAGTCCAGAAGGGCGGAGGCTTCCAACAGGTTCGACCAAGTCTTGTTCAGCACTTCAGTTACCcattcctcttccttcttcagaTAAACAATGTCAACAGGAGATTATGCATCATCATCAGAATGCTGCCCATCCAGCTCCTGTGCTCTTTGTTTGCCCAGATTCGCCCGATGAAGGTAGGTTTTGCTGTGTATCACAAACGATTGAAGCGTAAGGGCATCAACAGCTAAGTAAAATAACCATGAGATAAAAGGCCCAAAATTTACTCTAGATGGCCTTTGgagcttttttttcttttggcctTTTGTATCTTATATATCCAGATGAACAACGAATGTCTGACAAATTCCTTTTGTTTGTTATAGTCTTATTTGACAAGTGACAGAAAAAGGGGTGCATCTATAGATTAAATAACCAGATCTAAAGAACATTTTCTTTTACTTGTTGAGGATTGAGGATTGCTTTAAGCCTTTAACATGAAGGCATGAACCATAAATGTATAAGCTTAAATCTCGTCATACTACCAGATTGTGTAATTAGCTAGTATGTGCATGGACAGTTGCATGTCTTCTTAGTACTAGTAGTGCTCCATTCTGGAAAACAATGCTCTCAAGTGTAAGGCACCAAATAGAAAACCTCACCTTTATAGCAGAAAGATCCGAAAATGGATCATTATTTCTCTTGGTTGTTTCTTTTGGGGGCCCGATTCCTGTGTTATGTCCAGAATTCATCCTGGCAGCTGCAGGGTCATTAGGTGGCGGTGGAAGAGGAGACCTAAGCTTTCCGGCTGCTCCTGGTGGCGGCGCAAGGAGTATGCCTGTCTTTGGTTTTGCAGTGGCTCCTCCAGATAAACCAGCAGATGAAAGCATGCCGCTTCCAGTTGATGGCTTGTTTTTTACAGTTATCCTAATGGTTTCACCTTCCTAAAACAAAATGAATGCCATTAAAACTCATGCAAATACCAGGATAATTCATCATGAACACATTGACAGATACGAAAGACGAACATGATTAAATGACTTGGATGCTCTTGTGCAACACTTGTAATGCACCTATGATCATGATATGGTACCTTCTGTTACATTCTCATCAGTATCATGCACTACGGGAAACTTACAACACAAACTACAAAAGGAGCAATGTTCTTCCTTGTTGAGTACTACCACACAACACTGGTAGATTGACTTAATCAGCAAAGTACAAAATATAGCCTTTGTTTACATATGCATTCGAAAACagaagcttttttttttatttctctctcttttACACCATATTCTTTTATTTGATGGAGTTGTAAACCATGGATAGGATATGCAAACGACTGAGCAGTTGACAATCCTTTGTTTGGTTCCAGTGATTAAAAGAAGGATCTATTGATATGATCTTTGTTAGGGTTAGTAAAAAAATTCACTGCATGGATAGAAGAGTTCTATTTGTGAGAAAGCTTGATATGTGCAGTGAGTTGGTCGCATTACTTCAGATAAACTGCAATCCTATAGAAGAAGAAAGCCATCCATTCTGGACAATCAGAAACAAACTGATTAAAGTTTTCCTGATTTGCTTGGATGTCTTTCTCATCTTGATGTCTAATCTGCTAATAACAACTGACAAGTCAATAGCTTGCACCCCAAATCTGTAATCAGCTTCACTTCAAATTCTTTATattcccgggttcgagccccagcctctgcacatttgtgtgggtaaggcttggggcataaaaacaacccttccccagaccccgcacagtgcgggaagcctacggcattgggtacaccttttttttttacactATACAAGACATAGGagcatcttttgttgtgaaCATGATTTTACGGCAAGTCTCAGTTAACTTCAAAATATATTTCGGCAAACAGCATATTAGACACTTGGCAATCTATCTATGATTCCTTTTGAGTCAACTTACATGTTAGCAGGCCCTGACTAGATGCACATTATCATTTtctggccatgtttggttcacAACGTGAAAAAAATTCACAagaagacgaatgcatgcatgaaatactaaacgaagtttatttgcgaaaccttttcacggatgagtgtaacttttcgagacgaatctaatgagccaagtttcaccacgattggctacagtgatgctacagtaaccgcacctaatcatcctctaatcatgcggtcaaagaccttgtTAGCTACAgcacatgctacagtaccataattgtgaagattgttttgtaattagacttcatttaatacctttaattagtggtcaaaggtgagaaaagttttcatgaaaactttttcaccacctaaccaaacacggcctactAGTCTTCTTGCATGGATAACCAGTTTTACCCAAGCTAACAACATTTCCTAACTCAggatgtgtttagttcgcgaaaaaatatggattttggtactgcagcacattttgttgttatttaacaattaatgtccaatcatggactaattaggcttaaaagattttttggataatgtccaatcatggaaactgtaggaaattttttgggaactaaacagggcccgcTGAAGTCCAAAACATTCAGCTAATCACAAAAGAATCACTGAAGTTTGCAGCAGAGAATTTAACTTCTGATCAACTGCATTCCGAATTAGACGCACATAGTGGGGAACAAAAAGCTGGAGCTTTCAGCTCACCTTGAGCCGGCGATTGACGGCGGGGTGTATATcaatctcgccgccgccgctctcctcgCCGGCAGTCTCCTTCTCTTGCTCCCTCTTGACGTACTTCTCGTGGTCCGACAGCGCGACATTGAAGTCGAACGCCTCGTTGCGCTCGTTGAAACCGAGCCCGACGAAGGCGTGCTTCCCCCTACCGTCCTCGATGCGGAGCACGAAGTAGCGGGAGGAGTCGAGCACGGTCTCGACGGCGCTCTCCCGCTGGCCGGGCAGCACGAAGCATGCGGCGAAGAGCTCCCCCGTGGCCGGGTCCTCGAGCCGGATCTCGCAGCGGTCGCCGCAGGACACCACGCGGAGGCGGCCGGACCAGATCTTGTCCGACTGCAGCCACTCGCCGCACTTGTAGCCGCCGCTGGTGGTGCGCGGCGGGATCTTGTACACCGACACCTCGCGCACCACCAGCAGCGTGTGCTCgaaggcctcctcctcctccaccaacGACGACATGATCCCGCCCtcacctcccccccccccccccccctcaactCACTGATTCCTCAGTTACGCGATCGAAGATTAAGAACAGGTGATGGTCACGGCCTCACGGGATCAGATTGAGACAAGAGGAAGTGAAGCGGCAGAGATCTGGATCACCTCAGGCGCGATCTGAGCCGAGACGATATTTCTGCGCAATTTCGTAGGATTTTTGGCGGTTTGGCGATTGGGGTTCTTCAGGAGAGAGGTGAGGGGAAGAAAGGTGGAGAAGACGTGGGATCGAAGGGTGGTGAAAGGTGGGGTAGGAGGAGGAGTGCACAAATCAGGACGTCACGTTTTGCCGGTGCGCGGAACATTTGGAAGGCGAGGAATCGACGTGTCTTTTTCGACTAGGAATCTACGTGTCTTGATGCGAGGAACATGGCCCcaattaaattattatttgCGATTTTGATAATTGAGTGACAATATAATTAATAgaactaatgagtttgtgagatcacactGGTATGAATTTTAGGTTCCATGGATATAATTCAACACGTCTAATTTATCGTCAAGACGCAATGTTCAATCCATCGTCGAGACGCCATGTCCAATCTACCATCAATATGTCAAGTCCAATCCGCCGCAAAGGTGCCAAAGTACAGTAAAAGTATCTAATTGATCGCCGCGACGAATTGGACAAGAGGACGCATAATCAGCTGTACTGGCTAAACCGATGACTCCaccatcggtgcattcgatggttGTCGGATACACCGACGCCCCTGCATCGGTACATTTGGTCGTACATGCTGAGCCAAGTGAGGAAAACTtagtagcaccggtttaaccgacgggtcaGAAACAGACATCGGTGCAATCGACTtactattgtccagagacgatgtcaaacACGCAGCAgtcaagccttcagcaccggatgaatcGACGGCCATCGGAGCAATGCATCGATGCAATGACGTCAGTAGAGAAGGATCAAGTGCAACGGCTATGAGAAGATCAAGtgacaccggtttaaccgacgccctagcatcggtttaaccgatggtctCTGGAAGTTGCTGTAGCTGTGTCAGAGAAgtcaacggctacttcaaagTGCAGTGTGACCGGAAGAACTGATGCCCTAACACCGGAAGTTCcaatgcctacgcagaaagGTGTCCAACGGCTCTAAACTGCTAGTTCAAGTtagaggcctatatatatgtgttcccccggccatttgaagcttgctggagttccaAGACACCACATATACACCCAAAAACACcttcaagccatccaagagcttagtgatcaaatccttagtacttagcacaagctttgtgagtgttagtgctaggttggCTCTTtagtgagtgagagagcaaggtgttgtgccttgtggCTGTTTCTAGAGT from Panicum virgatum strain AP13 chromosome 9K, P.virgatum_v5, whole genome shotgun sequence encodes:
- the LOC120650796 gene encoding uncharacterized protein At1g03900-like codes for the protein MSSLVEEEEAFEHTLLVVREVSVYKIPPRTTSGGYKCGEWLQSDKIWSGRLRVVSCGDRCEIRLEDPATGELFAACFVLPGQRESAVETVLDSSRYFVLRIEDGRGKHAFVGLGFNERNEAFDFNVALSDHEKYVKREQEKETAGEESGGGEIDIHPAVNRRLKEGETIRITVKNKPSTGSGMLSSAGLSGGATAKPKTGILLAPPPGAAGKLRSPLPPPPNDPAAARMNSGHNTGIGPPKETTKRNNDPFSDLSAIKQNLPSSGESGQTKSTGAGWAAF
- the LOC120650795 gene encoding serine/threonine-protein kinase tricornered-like translates to MYRLTPLVGIIVGAIDSFLLLVVMDSARSWFTKLQTREKSIGKKKELPPNGKESGDDAPSSATKQRVAAAKLYIEKHYKEQMKHLQDRKERRCSLEKKLADADVSEEVNNILKQFEKKETEYMRLQRHKMSVDDFDLLTMIGKGAFGEVRVCKEKSTGNVYAMKKLKKSEMLRRGQVEHVRAERNLLAEVDHHCIVKLYCSFQDSEYLYLIMEYLPGGDMMTLLMRKDTLTEDEARFYVGETVLAIEAIHKHNYIHRDIKPDNLLLDKYGHLRLSDFGLCKPLDYSNFPDLNEKDVTPTKSSTQDGKQQSMPKRSQQEQLEHWQKNRRTLAYSTVGTPDYIAPEVLLKKGYGMECDWWSLGAIMYEMLVGYPPFYSDEPMTTCRKIVNWRTHLKFPEEARLTADAKDLISKLLCNVDQRLGTKGAEEIKEHSWFSELQWDKLYETEAAYLPQVTDELDTQNFEKFEESSDSVQCLAKAGPWRKMLSSKDLNFVGYTYKNFELVNDHDVPGMAELKKKEKAKRPSVKSLFDSPEGEEKNNQEQGSEQQRDEAAAEGSMGKPAVEPELTRTLSSAST